From Streptomyces cyaneogriseus subsp. noncyanogenus, the proteins below share one genomic window:
- a CDS encoding alpha-N-acetylglucosaminidase yields the protein MRSLRSRAALCAATALALLTTVLGPVSSPAAAAPPGGPAFAVHPARAALARLLPRHVSQFRLVPVSRPASGDYFTVSGRAGRVRVQGTSPAVILSGVNWYLKYTAKVDIGWPGRSTAKLPRVLPAPAAVRKDASVPHRFALNDTDDGYSGAYRDWASYERQIDLLALHGVNEVFVQMGADAVYYETLQQFGYSPDELRNWIPGPAHQPWWLMQNMSGFGGPVTERLLKDRAALGRRIADRLRLLGMTPVLPGYYGTVPPKFTEKNPTGPVVPQGSWVGFERPDWLDPRSEMFPRVAASFYRHQRKLFGDSTMYKMDLLHEGGRPGNVPVADAAEAVMNALQTARPGAVWTLIGWQKNPSTQIIDAVDKSRLLIVDGLSDRYDGLDREAAWHGAPYAFGTIPNFGGHTTIGANTAVWTERFEQWRTKPGSALAGIAYLPEGTGGNPVAYELFTELAWRTGPLDHRTWFAQYAERRYGGADPHAATAWELLRTGPYSMPSGTWSEAQDSLFTARPRLTATKAASWSPGAMRYDPATVHQALAELLRVAPALRTTDAYRFDLVDVARQALANRSRSLLPQIKDAYDAGDLPRFRERAAEWMRDLALLDDLLATDTRFLLGPWLADARSWGTTEAERAAAEFDARSLLTTWGHRSGSDTGGLRDYANREWSGLVSGFYAMRWSTYLDSLDTALATGRAPVALDWFALENAWNLRRDHFPVRASGDPVARAAAVLDAVPAPAPAPPVGAGR from the coding sequence GTGAGAAGCCTCAGATCCCGCGCCGCCCTGTGCGCGGCCACCGCCCTCGCCCTTCTCACCACGGTCCTGGGCCCCGTCTCCTCCCCCGCGGCGGCCGCTCCACCGGGCGGGCCGGCCTTCGCCGTCCACCCCGCCAGAGCGGCACTCGCCCGGCTGCTGCCCCGCCATGTCTCGCAGTTCCGCCTCGTCCCGGTGAGCCGTCCGGCCTCCGGCGACTACTTCACCGTCTCCGGCCGCGCCGGCCGGGTACGCGTCCAGGGCACCAGCCCCGCCGTGATCCTCAGCGGCGTCAACTGGTACCTGAAGTACACGGCGAAGGTGGACATCGGCTGGCCCGGGCGGAGTACGGCGAAGCTGCCCCGCGTCCTGCCCGCTCCCGCCGCCGTCCGCAAGGACGCCTCGGTGCCGCACCGTTTCGCGCTCAACGACACCGACGACGGCTACTCCGGCGCCTACCGCGACTGGGCCTCCTACGAGCGGCAGATCGACCTGCTCGCCCTGCACGGCGTGAACGAGGTGTTCGTGCAGATGGGCGCCGACGCCGTCTATTACGAGACCCTCCAGCAGTTCGGCTACTCCCCGGACGAGCTCCGGAACTGGATCCCCGGCCCGGCCCACCAGCCGTGGTGGCTGATGCAGAACATGTCCGGCTTCGGCGGCCCCGTCACCGAGCGGCTGCTGAAGGACCGCGCCGCCCTCGGCCGCAGGATCGCCGACCGGCTGCGCCTGCTCGGGATGACCCCGGTCCTGCCCGGCTACTACGGCACCGTGCCCCCGAAGTTCACGGAGAAGAACCCCACCGGGCCGGTCGTCCCGCAGGGGAGCTGGGTCGGCTTCGAGCGGCCCGACTGGCTCGACCCGCGCAGCGAGATGTTCCCCCGCGTCGCCGCCTCGTTCTACCGCCACCAGCGCAAGCTGTTCGGCGACTCCACGATGTACAAGATGGACCTGCTGCACGAGGGCGGCCGGCCCGGGAACGTGCCCGTCGCGGACGCCGCCGAGGCCGTGATGAACGCGCTGCAGACCGCGCGCCCCGGGGCCGTCTGGACGCTCATCGGCTGGCAGAAGAACCCCTCGACGCAGATCATCGACGCCGTCGACAAGAGCAGGCTGCTCATCGTCGACGGCCTGTCCGACCGGTACGACGGCCTCGACCGGGAGGCCGCCTGGCACGGCGCGCCGTACGCGTTCGGCACCATCCCCAACTTCGGCGGGCACACCACCATCGGCGCCAACACCGCGGTGTGGACGGAACGCTTCGAGCAGTGGCGCACCAAGCCCGGCAGCGCCCTGGCGGGCATCGCCTACCTCCCGGAAGGCACCGGCGGCAACCCCGTCGCCTACGAGCTGTTCACCGAACTGGCCTGGCGCACGGGCCCGCTGGACCACCGGACGTGGTTCGCCCAGTACGCCGAGCGCCGCTACGGCGGTGCCGATCCGCACGCCGCCACAGCGTGGGAACTGCTGCGCACCGGCCCGTACAGCATGCCGTCCGGCACCTGGAGCGAGGCGCAGGACAGCCTCTTCACCGCCCGCCCCCGGCTGACGGCCACCAAGGCGGCGAGCTGGAGCCCCGGCGCCATGCGCTACGACCCGGCCACCGTGCACCAGGCGCTGGCCGAGCTCCTGCGGGTCGCACCCGCCCTGCGCACCACCGACGCCTACCGCTTCGATCTGGTCGACGTCGCCCGGCAGGCCCTGGCCAACCGCAGCCGTTCCCTGCTGCCGCAGATCAAGGACGCCTACGACGCCGGGGACCTGCCCCGCTTCCGTGAGCGGGCCGCCGAGTGGATGCGCGACCTCGCCCTCCTGGACGACCTGCTCGCCACCGACACCCGGTTCCTCCTCGGCCCCTGGCTGGCGGACGCCAGGTCCTGGGGCACCACCGAGGCGGAGCGGGCCGCCGCCGAGTTCGACGCCCGTTCCCTGCTCACCACCTGGGGCCACCGTTCCGGCAGCGACACGGGCGGCCTGCGGGACTACGCCAACCGGGAGTGGTCCGGCCTGGTCTCCGGCTTCTACGCGATGCGCTGGAGCACGTATCTCGACTCCCTCGACACCGCGCTGGCCACCGGACGGGCCCCGGTCGCCCTCGACTGGTTCGCGCTGGAGAACGCCTGGAACCTGCGGCGCGACCACTTCCCCGTGCGGGCTTCGGGCGACCCCGTGGCACGGGCCGCCGCCGTCCTCGACGCGGTCCCCGCGCCCGCCCCGGCCCCACCGGTCGGGGCCGGGCGTTAG
- a CDS encoding LysR substrate-binding domain-containing protein, which translates to MYDPSHLRTFLSVAQTLSFTQAARRLGVRQSTVSQHVRRLEGATGRQLFTRDTHSVELTEDGEAMLGFARRILEVHEQATAFFTGPRLRGRLRFGASEDFVLTRLPEILEGFRHDHPEVELELTVELSGILHERLAAGKLDLVLAKRRAEDPRGELVWRDRLVWIGAERLRLDPDRPVPLIVYPPPGITRALALEALQRQGRAWRVACTSGSLNGLIAAARAGLGVMAHSRGLVPPGLVRVPTGRSGLPELGAVDFVLLHGRHRPAAQSAADALATAILTGGLPRPEGTPSAVVAGGPWPAPGRPGRPAPAKTGSGPRGGRPG; encoded by the coding sequence ATGTACGACCCGTCCCACCTGCGCACCTTCCTGTCGGTGGCCCAGACCCTGAGTTTCACCCAGGCCGCCCGCCGGCTCGGAGTGCGCCAGTCGACCGTCAGCCAGCATGTGCGGCGCCTGGAGGGCGCCACCGGACGGCAGCTCTTCACCCGGGACACCCACTCGGTGGAGCTGACCGAGGACGGTGAGGCGATGCTGGGTTTCGCGCGCCGGATCCTCGAGGTGCACGAGCAGGCGACGGCGTTCTTCACCGGCCCCCGGCTGCGCGGCCGGCTGCGGTTCGGGGCGTCGGAGGACTTCGTGCTGACCCGGCTGCCGGAGATCCTGGAGGGCTTCCGGCACGACCACCCCGAGGTCGAGCTGGAGCTGACGGTGGAGCTGTCCGGCATCCTGCACGAGCGGCTGGCCGCCGGGAAGCTGGATCTGGTGCTGGCCAAGCGGCGGGCCGAGGACCCGCGCGGGGAACTGGTCTGGCGCGACCGCCTGGTGTGGATCGGCGCGGAGCGGCTCCGCCTCGACCCCGACCGTCCCGTCCCGCTGATCGTCTACCCGCCGCCCGGCATCACCCGGGCGCTCGCCCTGGAGGCGTTGCAGCGGCAGGGCCGCGCCTGGCGGGTGGCGTGCACCAGCGGCAGCCTCAACGGGCTGATCGCGGCGGCCCGCGCGGGACTCGGCGTGATGGCGCACTCCCGCGGGCTCGTCCCGCCCGGCCTGGTCCGGGTGCCGACGGGCAGGTCGGGGCTGCCGGAACTCGGCGCGGTCGACTTCGTCCTCCTCCACGGCCGCCACCGCCCCGCCGCCCAGAGCGCGGCGGACGCCCTGGCGACGGCCATCCTGACGGGCGGGCTGCCGCGGCCCGAGGGCACGCCCTCGGCGGTGGTGGCGGGCGGACCGTGGCCCGCGCCCGGGCGGCCCGGACGGCCGGCCCCCGCGAAGACCGGGAGCGGTCCGCGCGGCGGCCGGCCGGGGTGA
- a CDS encoding bile acid:sodium symporter family protein, producing MPVDPYIVLLLGTVGLAALLPARGTAADAVSGTSTAAIAFLFFLYGARLSTREALDGLRHWRLHVTVLACTFVVFPLLGLAARGLVPVFLTHPLYQGLLFLTLVPSTIQSSIAFTSIARGNVPAAICAGSFSSLVGIVATPLLAAALLGGTGGGFSADALLEIVLQLLVPFVAGQLLRRWIGGFVTRHKKGLGLVDRGSILLVVYTAFSEGVVHGIWHQVSPVRLAGLLAVEVVLLAVMLALTWYGAKALGFGREDRIAIQFAGSKKSLAAGLPMAGVLFGVHASLAVLPLMLFHQMQLMVCAVIAKRRARDGDAEESARGPRGARTEVGTGTRSG from the coding sequence ATGCCGGTCGACCCGTACATCGTGCTGCTGCTCGGGACGGTGGGCCTCGCGGCGCTGCTGCCCGCGCGCGGCACCGCGGCGGACGCCGTCTCCGGCACCTCCACGGCGGCGATCGCGTTCCTGTTCTTCCTGTACGGGGCCCGGCTCTCCACCCGTGAGGCGCTGGACGGCCTGCGCCACTGGCGACTCCACGTCACCGTGCTGGCCTGCACCTTCGTCGTCTTCCCGCTGCTGGGGCTGGCGGCGCGCGGCCTGGTCCCGGTCTTCCTGACCCACCCCCTGTACCAGGGCCTGCTCTTCCTCACCCTGGTCCCGTCGACCATCCAGTCCTCCATCGCCTTCACCTCCATCGCCCGCGGCAACGTGCCCGCCGCCATCTGCGCGGGCTCCTTCTCCTCCCTGGTGGGCATCGTCGCCACCCCGCTGCTGGCCGCCGCCCTGCTCGGCGGCACCGGCGGGGGATTCTCCGCGGACGCGCTGCTGGAGATCGTCCTGCAGTTGCTGGTGCCGTTCGTCGCGGGCCAGTTGCTGCGGCGCTGGATCGGCGGCTTCGTCACCCGGCACAAGAAGGGGCTCGGCCTCGTCGACCGCGGATCGATCCTGCTCGTGGTCTACACCGCGTTCAGCGAGGGCGTGGTCCACGGCATCTGGCACCAGGTGAGCCCGGTGCGGCTGGCCGGGCTGCTGGCCGTGGAGGTCGTCCTGCTCGCCGTGATGCTCGCCCTGACCTGGTACGGCGCCAAGGCGCTGGGGTTCGGGCGCGAGGACCGCATCGCGATCCAGTTCGCGGGCTCGAAGAAGTCCCTCGCCGCCGGGCTGCCCATGGCCGGCGTCCTGTTCGGCGTGCACGCCTCGCTGGCCGTGCTGCCGCTGATGCTCTTCCACCAGATGCAGCTCATGGTGTGCGCGGTGATCGCCAAACGCCGGGCCCGCGACGGCGACGCGGAGGAGTCGGCGCGGGGCCCGCGGGGCGCGCGTACGGAGGTCGGCACCGGGACGCGGTCCGGCTGA
- a CDS encoding exo-alpha-sialidase, whose protein sequence is MPARPRTRPRTRLGTTLTALLALAATAASPARSGTGLPGRAPLFEEQVLFQAGREPGYACFRIPAIVRTTAGTLLAFAEGRVLNCGDAADIDIVLRRSTDGGRTWGPLSVVNEGGGDTHGNPVPLVDRETGRVLLAETYNTGRADAAGCGVPCDRRPHLQYSDDDGLTWSAPRDLSGDIRPAHWNSWYATGPVHGVQLTRGAHSGRLVFGVNAETWDGGRVTANHAALAVSDDGGENWRIGATDTWPVPAGGPFRQKPSELTLAELADGSLLVSGREQDGTDLGHRTQAVSRDGGDTFAAPFRALPDFATPQVQGALLRLGDRLLLSAPADPDRRRTMVVRSSYDGGATWEGVDRATVVTRDWSGYSDLVAVDDEGTVGLLYEGGEADARDEIRFARFTEEWLAPRRGPDPVTPDLAPGAPPAAVLGGAAVTDGAIGGAIAFDGADDAVRLPYRAALPLGTEDFTASLWFRYTAARGEQPLLWMGGVGTTQPQVWLRAEPAHDRVQGLITARDGVSAPRSAYVRAPGARNDGRWHHLVLRRGQGRLTLFADGAVLGTVADVPGSVSRNSPFGVHVGRRMDGRASFTGAIDEVRVWDRALTDGEVAGLRTAGAPQGTVLSLPMDTVRPGG, encoded by the coding sequence GTGCCGGCACGACCGCGTACCCGTCCGCGTACCCGTCTCGGGACCACCCTGACCGCGCTGCTCGCGCTCGCCGCGACGGCCGCCTCCCCCGCCCGGTCCGGCACCGGACTGCCCGGCCGCGCACCGCTGTTCGAGGAACAGGTCCTCTTCCAGGCGGGCCGGGAACCCGGTTACGCCTGTTTCCGCATCCCGGCGATCGTGCGGACGACCGCCGGAACCCTCCTCGCCTTCGCCGAGGGCCGGGTCCTCAACTGCGGGGACGCCGCCGACATCGACATCGTCCTCAGGCGCTCCACCGACGGCGGCCGGACCTGGGGCCCGCTGTCGGTCGTCAACGAGGGCGGCGGCGACACACACGGCAACCCGGTCCCGCTCGTGGACCGGGAGACCGGCCGCGTCCTGCTCGCCGAGACCTACAACACCGGACGGGCGGACGCGGCCGGCTGCGGGGTCCCCTGCGACCGCCGGCCCCATCTCCAGTACAGCGACGACGACGGTCTCACCTGGTCGGCGCCGCGCGACCTGAGCGGCGACATCCGCCCCGCCCACTGGAACTCCTGGTACGCCACCGGACCCGTGCACGGCGTCCAGCTCACCCGCGGCGCGCACTCCGGGCGCCTGGTGTTCGGCGTCAACGCCGAGACCTGGGACGGCGGCCGGGTCACCGCCAACCACGCGGCGCTGGCGGTCAGCGACGACGGCGGGGAGAACTGGCGGATCGGCGCCACCGACACCTGGCCGGTCCCCGCCGGCGGGCCCTTCCGGCAGAAGCCGTCCGAGCTGACCCTCGCCGAGCTGGCCGACGGCTCCCTCCTGGTCAGCGGCCGGGAACAGGACGGCACCGACCTCGGCCACCGCACCCAGGCCGTCAGCCGGGACGGCGGCGACACCTTCGCCGCGCCCTTCCGGGCCCTTCCCGACTTCGCCACGCCCCAGGTGCAGGGCGCCCTGCTCCGCCTGGGCGACCGCCTGCTGCTGTCCGCCCCGGCCGACCCCGACCGCCGCCGCACGATGGTGGTCCGCTCCTCCTACGACGGCGGCGCCACCTGGGAGGGCGTGGACCGCGCCACCGTCGTCACCCGGGACTGGTCCGGCTACTCCGATCTGGTGGCCGTGGACGACGAGGGCACCGTCGGGCTGCTGTACGAGGGCGGGGAGGCCGACGCGCGCGACGAGATCCGCTTCGCCCGCTTCACCGAGGAGTGGCTGGCCCCGCGCCGCGGCCCCGACCCGGTCACACCGGACCTCGCGCCGGGCGCCCCGCCCGCGGCGGTCCTCGGCGGCGCCGCGGTCACGGACGGCGCGATCGGCGGCGCGATCGCCTTCGACGGCGCCGACGACGCCGTACGGCTGCCGTACCGCGCGGCGCTGCCCCTGGGCACCGAGGACTTCACGGCATCGCTCTGGTTCCGGTACACGGCGGCCCGCGGGGAGCAGCCGCTGCTGTGGATGGGCGGGGTGGGCACCACCCAGCCCCAGGTGTGGCTGCGGGCCGAGCCCGCGCACGACCGCGTCCAGGGCCTGATCACCGCGCGCGACGGCGTGTCCGCCCCGCGGTCGGCCTACGTACGGGCCCCGGGCGCCCGCAACGACGGCCGCTGGCACCATCTGGTGCTGCGCCGCGGCCAGGGGCGGCTGACCCTGTTCGCCGACGGCGCGGTGCTCGGCACGGTGGCGGACGTGCCCGGCTCGGTCAGCCGGAACTCACCGTTCGGCGTGCATGTGGGCCGGCGCATGGACGGCCGGGCCTCCTTCACCGGGGCGATCGACGAGGTACGGGTCTGGGACCGGGCGCTGACCGACGGGGAGGTCGCCGGGCTGCGCACGGCCGGGGCGCCGCAGGGCACCGTCCTGTCGCTGCCTATGGACACGGTGCGTCCCGGCGGCTGA
- a CDS encoding quinone oxidoreductase family protein: MRRVRYSAPGGPLFLEEAPVPEPGPGELLVRCAAIGVTLPVVRKVAEAPEPVPLGGEIAGEVTAVGGGVTRFRAGDRVTGLCFGHGYADFALLNETMASPVPEGAGAVDAVALVRSGLVALGALTAARPRPGEAALVTAAASGVGHLAVRLARTRGATRVVGAVSDPAKAGFVRSLGADDVVVYGDDDWGEPVDYVLDAVGGDLLTRAVGALAPGGRLVAYSSGGGTVRAHGLLAGSTSVTGFQMARVAREQPARYERWRRELWDLFAAGVLRPAVHGAFPLEDAAAAHAAVVSRGNRGKVVLVP, translated from the coding sequence ATGCGCCGCGTCCGATATTCCGCCCCCGGCGGCCCGCTGTTCCTGGAGGAGGCGCCCGTCCCCGAGCCGGGCCCCGGAGAGCTGCTCGTGCGCTGCGCGGCGATCGGCGTCACCCTCCCCGTCGTACGGAAGGTCGCCGAGGCGCCCGAACCGGTGCCGCTCGGGGGTGAGATCGCCGGGGAGGTGACGGCCGTCGGCGGCGGCGTCACCCGCTTCCGGGCCGGCGACCGGGTGACGGGTCTGTGCTTCGGGCACGGTTACGCCGACTTCGCCCTGCTGAACGAGACCATGGCCTCGCCCGTCCCCGAGGGTGCCGGGGCCGTCGACGCGGTCGCGCTCGTGCGCAGCGGCCTGGTGGCGCTCGGCGCGCTGACGGCCGCCCGGCCCCGGCCCGGCGAGGCCGCGCTGGTCACGGCGGCGGCGAGCGGTGTCGGCCATCTGGCCGTGCGGCTGGCCCGGACGCGCGGCGCGACCCGGGTCGTGGGCGCCGTCTCCGACCCGGCCAAGGCCGGCTTCGTCCGCTCCCTCGGCGCCGACGACGTGGTGGTCTACGGCGACGACGACTGGGGCGAGCCGGTCGACTACGTCCTCGACGCGGTCGGCGGCGACCTGCTCACCCGGGCGGTCGGCGCGCTCGCTCCCGGCGGGCGGCTGGTGGCGTACAGCTCGGGCGGCGGGACCGTCCGCGCCCACGGCCTGCTGGCGGGCTCCACCTCGGTGACGGGCTTTCAGATGGCGCGGGTCGCCCGGGAGCAGCCGGCCCGCTACGAGCGGTGGCGCCGCGAGTTGTGGGACCTGTTCGCCGCGGGCGTGCTGCGGCCCGCCGTGCACGGCGCGTTCCCCCTGGAGGACGCGGCGGCGGCGCACGCGGCCGTCGTCTCGCGCGGCAATCGGGGGAAGGTCGTCCTCGTGCCCTGA
- a CDS encoding MarR family winged helix-turn-helix transcriptional regulator — MAEDAPLPAIRSLPSWLLGRAAARGRALVAEALAAEGMKMWHHVVLSAVRDLGPVAQADLGRGVRLDPKDLVGVLNDLQAAGLVVREPDPGDRRKNAVSLTGEGARLLARCEKAARAANDELLGPLTAAERTRFVEMLTRIHAADG; from the coding sequence ATGGCAGAAGACGCCCCGCTCCCCGCGATCCGCTCTCTCCCGAGCTGGCTGCTGGGCCGGGCCGCCGCGCGCGGCCGGGCGCTGGTGGCCGAGGCGCTGGCCGCGGAGGGCATGAAGATGTGGCACCACGTGGTGCTCTCCGCCGTCCGCGATCTCGGTCCCGTCGCCCAGGCCGACCTCGGCCGCGGCGTCCGGCTCGATCCCAAGGACCTGGTCGGCGTCCTCAACGACCTCCAGGCCGCGGGGCTCGTCGTCCGTGAGCCGGATCCGGGGGACCGCCGCAAGAACGCGGTGTCCCTCACCGGGGAGGGCGCCCGGCTGCTGGCCCGCTGCGAGAAGGCGGCCCGCGCGGCCAACGACGAACTGCTCGGCCCGCTCACGGCTGCCGAGCGCACGCGGTTCGTGGAGATGCTGACCCGCATCCACGCCGCGGACGGCTGA
- the fdhD gene encoding formate dehydrogenase accessory sulfurtransferase FdhD gives MGRVTERRKVIRIRDGAVTSRPDTLVAEEPLEIRLNGKPLAITMRTPGDDFALAAGFLVSEGVLAEREELRNIVYCAGASADGANTYNVVDVQTAPGVALPDITLERNVYTTSSCGLCGKASLDAVRTSARWPIADTPPLRVGPELLASLPDRLRSAQRVFDRTGGLHAAALFTEDGELLDIREDVGRHNAVDKLVGRALQSGELPLSRTILLVSGRASFELAQKAVMAGVPVLAAVSAPSSLAVDLADETGLTLVGFLRGSSMNVYAGQDRIALRATAAQG, from the coding sequence ATGGGACGAGTCACGGAACGACGCAAGGTGATCCGCATCCGGGACGGGGCGGTCACCAGCCGTCCGGACACGCTCGTCGCCGAGGAACCCCTGGAGATCCGGCTGAACGGCAAGCCGCTGGCGATCACCATGCGCACCCCCGGCGACGACTTCGCGCTCGCGGCGGGCTTCCTGGTCAGCGAGGGCGTGCTCGCCGAGCGCGAGGAACTGCGGAACATCGTGTACTGCGCGGGCGCCTCGGCCGACGGAGCCAACACCTACAACGTGGTGGACGTGCAGACCGCCCCCGGCGTCGCGCTCCCCGACATCACCCTGGAACGCAACGTCTACACCACCTCCTCCTGCGGCCTGTGCGGCAAGGCGAGCCTGGACGCCGTGCGGACCTCCGCCCGCTGGCCCATCGCCGACACTCCCCCGCTGCGCGTCGGCCCTGAGCTGCTGGCGTCGCTGCCCGACCGGCTGCGCTCGGCCCAGCGGGTCTTCGACCGCACCGGCGGCCTGCACGCGGCGGCGCTGTTCACCGAGGACGGGGAGCTGCTGGACATACGGGAGGACGTGGGCCGGCACAACGCGGTCGACAAGCTGGTCGGCCGCGCCCTCCAGAGCGGGGAGCTGCCCCTGTCCCGGACGATCCTGCTGGTGTCGGGGCGGGCCTCCTTCGAGCTGGCGCAGAAGGCGGTGATGGCGGGGGTGCCGGTGCTCGCGGCGGTCTCGGCGCCGTCCTCCCTGGCGGTCGACCTGGCCGACGAGACGGGTCTGACGCTGGTGGGCTTCCTGCGGGGCAGCTCCATGAACGTGTACGCGGGCCAGGACCGCATCGCCCTGCGGGCCACGGCCGCCCAGGGCTGA
- a CDS encoding OFA family MFS transporter: protein MSPPVAPPGWSRWLVPPAALSVHLSIGQAYAWSVFKPPLESALGLSGTQSALPFQLGIVMLGLSAAFGGTLVERNGPRWAMTVALVCFSSGFLLAALGAAAEQYWLIVLGYGFVGGIGLGIGYISPVSTLIKWFPDRPGMATGIAIMGFGGGALIASPWSARMLDSFGTGSSGIALAFLVHGLSYAVFMLLGVVLVRVPPGAARPAGGEADAAGGIRVPARTAVRTPQFWCLWVVLCTNVTAGIGILEKAAPMITDFFADTSAPISATAAAGFVALLSAANMAGRIGWSSASDLIGRKNVYRVYLGAGALMYALIALFGDDSKALFVLCALVILSFYGGGFATVPAYLKDLFGTYQVGAIHGRLLTAWSTAGVLGPLIVNWIADRQEAAGQHGSSLYGLSFTVMIGLLVVGFAANELVRPVHPRHHVPVRPAPEEAADAGAVPPQQAGPA from the coding sequence ATGAGTCCACCGGTCGCACCCCCGGGCTGGAGCCGCTGGCTGGTCCCGCCCGCCGCCCTCTCGGTCCACCTCTCCATCGGGCAGGCGTACGCCTGGTCCGTGTTCAAGCCGCCCCTCGAATCCGCGCTCGGCCTCAGCGGCACCCAGAGCGCGCTGCCCTTCCAGCTCGGCATCGTCATGCTGGGCCTGTCGGCCGCGTTCGGCGGCACGCTCGTGGAGCGCAACGGACCGCGCTGGGCGATGACCGTCGCCCTCGTCTGCTTCTCCTCCGGCTTCCTGCTCGCCGCGCTCGGGGCCGCCGCCGAGCAGTACTGGCTGATCGTCCTCGGTTACGGCTTCGTCGGCGGGATCGGCCTCGGCATCGGCTACATCTCCCCGGTCTCCACGCTGATCAAGTGGTTCCCGGACCGGCCCGGCATGGCCACCGGCATCGCCATCATGGGCTTCGGCGGCGGTGCGCTCATCGCCTCGCCCTGGTCGGCGCGGATGCTGGACTCCTTCGGTACGGGCTCCTCCGGCATCGCGCTCGCCTTCCTGGTGCACGGGCTGTCGTACGCCGTGTTCATGCTGCTCGGCGTCGTGCTGGTGCGGGTGCCGCCGGGCGCGGCGCGGCCCGCGGGCGGGGAGGCGGACGCGGCCGGGGGCATCCGGGTCCCGGCCCGCACCGCCGTGCGCACCCCGCAGTTCTGGTGTCTGTGGGTCGTGCTCTGCACCAACGTCACCGCCGGTATCGGCATCCTGGAGAAGGCCGCCCCCATGATCACGGACTTCTTCGCGGACACCTCGGCGCCGATCTCGGCGACGGCCGCCGCCGGGTTCGTCGCCCTGCTGTCGGCGGCCAACATGGCCGGGCGCATCGGCTGGTCCTCCGCCTCCGACCTGATCGGCCGGAAGAACGTCTACCGCGTCTACCTCGGCGCCGGCGCGCTGATGTACGCGCTCATCGCGCTGTTCGGCGACGACTCCAAGGCGCTGTTCGTGCTGTGCGCGCTGGTCATCCTCTCCTTCTACGGCGGCGGCTTCGCCACCGTCCCCGCCTATCTGAAGGACCTGTTCGGCACGTACCAGGTGGGCGCCATCCACGGGCGGCTGCTCACCGCCTGGTCCACCGCCGGCGTCCTAGGACCGCTGATCGTCAACTGGATCGCCGACCGCCAGGAGGCGGCGGGGCAGCACGGCTCGTCCCTGTACGGTCTGTCGTTCACCGTCATGATCGGCCTGCTCGTCGTCGGCTTCGCCGCCAACGAACTGGTCCGGCCCGTCCACCCCCGTCACCACGTCCCCGTCCGTCCCGCGCCCGAGGAGGCCGCCGATGCCGGTGCCGTCCCACCGCAGCAAGCCGGGCCCGCCTGA
- a CDS encoding MFS transporter small subunit, giving the protein MPVPSHRSKPGPPERRPLIAFAWLWVGAPLAYGVWELVRKAAQLFTG; this is encoded by the coding sequence ATGCCGGTGCCGTCCCACCGCAGCAAGCCGGGCCCGCCTGAGCGGCGCCCGCTGATCGCCTTCGCCTGGCTGTGGGTGGGGGCGCCCCTGGCGTACGGCGTCTGGGAGCTCGTCCGGAAAGCGGCACAGCTCTTCACGGGCTGA